A genomic stretch from Flavobacterium sp. KS-LB2 includes:
- a CDS encoding MFS transporter: protein MKDISKKITKNTTKHVLFGSLIGTTIEFFDFYIYANAAVLVFPQLFFPSSDATMATLQSLATFSIAFLSRPLGSAFFGHYGDKIGRKFTLVAALLTMGISTVTIGFLPSYASIGIAAPLLLMLCRFGQGVGLGGEWGGAVLLAIENAPPHKRAWYGMFPQLGAPIGLLLSGGTFLLLTDTLSNDDFMNYGWRIPFIASSLLVVVGFYIRTKITETPSFENSKKEQKEVKIPFFTLIKSYKNQLIFGTFAAVTTFLVFYLMTVFTLSWATSDLGFAKRDFLLIQLFSVLFFAAFIPISALVADKIGRRKMLIIATTAIAVFGFAFSYFLNSGSTVMITVFLCTGMALMGFTYGPLGTFLSELFPTAVRYSGASLTFNLAGILGAAFAPMIAIWLASTYSLTYVGFYLTIAACISLFALLVISKEEHKF from the coding sequence ATGAAAGATATCTCTAAAAAAATAACAAAAAATACAACAAAACATGTTCTTTTTGGCAGCTTAATAGGAACTACAATTGAATTTTTTGATTTTTATATTTATGCGAATGCAGCTGTTTTGGTGTTTCCTCAGTTGTTTTTTCCAAGTTCAGATGCAACAATGGCTACATTACAATCGCTAGCCACTTTCTCCATTGCTTTTTTATCGCGTCCGCTTGGTTCAGCGTTTTTTGGACATTATGGAGATAAAATTGGACGTAAATTCACCTTGGTAGCTGCATTATTGACTATGGGAATTTCGACCGTAACTATTGGTTTTTTACCTAGCTATGCCAGTATTGGGATTGCAGCACCTTTGTTATTGATGTTGTGCCGATTTGGTCAAGGTGTTGGTTTAGGAGGCGAGTGGGGAGGAGCGGTACTGTTAGCTATTGAAAATGCACCACCTCATAAAAGAGCTTGGTATGGCATGTTCCCACAATTAGGAGCCCCTATTGGTTTGTTGCTTTCTGGAGGAACTTTTTTGTTATTGACTGATACATTGAGTAATGACGATTTCATGAATTATGGCTGGAGAATTCCTTTTATAGCCAGTTCGCTTTTGGTAGTAGTAGGTTTTTATATCCGAACTAAAATTACCGAAACTCCTTCTTTTGAAAACTCAAAAAAAGAACAGAAAGAGGTGAAAATCCCTTTCTTTACGCTTATTAAATCGTATAAAAATCAATTAATTTTTGGAACTTTTGCTGCCGTGACTACTTTTTTAGTTTTTTATTTAATGACAGTGTTTACATTGAGTTGGGCTACATCCGACTTAGGTTTTGCCAAAAGGGATTTTCTATTGATTCAGTTGTTCTCGGTTTTATTTTTTGCGGCTTTTATTCCAATTTCAGCCCTGGTAGCTGATAAAATTGGGCGACGTAAAATGCTAATTATTGCCACGACTGCTATTGCGGTGTTTGGTTTTGCATTTTCTTATTTTCTAAACTCAGGAAGTACGGTCATGATCACTGTATTTTTATGCACAGGAATGGCTTTGATGGGATTTACGTATGGTCCCTTAGGTACTTTTTTGTCTGAATTATTTCCCACTGCAGTTCGTTATTCAGGAGCTTCTTTGACCTTTAACTTAGCTGGAATTTTGGGAGCTGCTTTTGCACCCATGATTGCGATTTGGTTAGCAAGCACTTATAGTCTGACTTATGTTGGATTTTATCTGACCATAGCGGCTTGTATTTCGTTGTTTGCACTACTGGTGATTAGTAAAGAAGAACATAAATTTTAA
- the bshC gene encoding bacillithiol biosynthesis cysteine-adding enzyme BshC: protein MPTDCISYQNSGYFSPLMNDYLDKKNNLSSLYNRFPTLENYKEQILEKQANFNETSRKTLVSILQKQYLNVETSVLTKQNIDALSNTNTFTVTTGHQLNLFSGPLYFLYKIISTINLTSELKAKYPTYNFVPIYWMATEDHDFEEINYFNFKGKKFRWNKESTGPVGRLSTDGLADFLEVYKLELGSSTNAETLKKLFKDSYLAHNNLADATRFLANALFGDYGLVILDADNADLKRNFIPFVKEELLHQSSHKLVLETAEKLKEYTIQVNPREINLFYIEDNVRERILFEDGKYKVNHTKIEFSETEILTLLENHPEKFSPNVIMRPLYQEVILPNLCYIGGGGEIAYWLELKSYFESVKITFPMLLLRNSVLLATEKQAKKAEKLDLNWSDLFSKQALLVDSKTNKLSEFSIDLAHLKEQLHQQFEMLYAIANKTDESFIGAVKAQEKKQTKGLENLEKRLLKAQKRKLSDVLHRITDLQNELFPNQSLQERQTNFSEFYLEYGENLIPIIVKQLKPLNNIFDTIVL, encoded by the coding sequence ATGCCAACCGACTGTATCAGCTATCAGAATTCCGGATATTTTTCTCCTTTGATGAATGATTATTTAGACAAAAAAAACAACTTATCATCCTTATATAACAGATTTCCAACACTTGAAAACTATAAAGAACAAATTCTCGAGAAGCAAGCAAATTTTAATGAAACTTCCAGAAAAACATTAGTTTCCATTTTACAAAAACAATATTTGAATGTTGAAACTTCGGTTTTAACCAAACAAAATATTGATGCTTTAAGCAATACTAATACATTTACTGTTACAACTGGACATCAGTTGAATTTATTCAGCGGACCGCTTTATTTCTTGTACAAAATCATTTCGACTATTAATTTAACAAGCGAATTAAAAGCAAAATATCCAACCTACAACTTCGTACCCATTTACTGGATGGCTACCGAGGATCATGATTTTGAAGAAATCAATTATTTCAATTTTAAAGGAAAAAAATTCCGCTGGAACAAAGAAAGCACAGGTCCCGTTGGACGATTATCCACCGATGGTTTAGCTGATTTCCTAGAAGTATACAAACTGGAATTGGGTTCCAGTACGAATGCCGAAACATTAAAAAAATTATTTAAAGATTCTTATCTTGCGCACAACAACCTAGCCGATGCAACACGTTTTTTGGCAAATGCACTTTTTGGCGACTATGGATTAGTTATTTTGGATGCAGATAATGCCGATTTAAAACGTAATTTCATTCCATTTGTAAAAGAAGAATTACTACACCAATCCTCGCACAAATTAGTACTAGAAACTGCCGAAAAATTAAAAGAATATACGATTCAAGTTAATCCCCGTGAAATAAATTTGTTTTACATCGAGGATAATGTACGCGAGCGTATTCTTTTTGAAGATGGGAAATACAAAGTAAATCATACAAAAATTGAGTTTTCTGAAACAGAAATTCTAACATTATTAGAAAATCATCCAGAAAAATTCAGTCCTAACGTAATTATGCGTCCATTATATCAAGAAGTAATTCTTCCCAATTTATGTTACATTGGCGGAGGTGGAGAAATTGCTTATTGGTTAGAACTAAAATCCTATTTTGAATCTGTAAAGATAACTTTCCCAATGCTTTTACTTAGAAATTCAGTACTCTTAGCAACTGAAAAACAGGCTAAAAAAGCAGAAAAACTAGATTTAAATTGGAGCGATTTATTTTCGAAACAAGCCCTCTTAGTAGACTCTAAAACCAACAAATTATCTGAATTCTCTATCGATTTGGCACATTTGAAAGAACAATTACACCAACAATTTGAAATGCTGTATGCAATAGCGAACAAAACAGATGAATCATTTATTGGAGCGGTAAAAGCACAAGAAAAAAAACAAACGAAAGGATTAGAAAATTTAGAGAAACGTTTGCTCAAAGCACAAAAAAGAAAATTAAGTGATGTATTACACCGCATCACCGACTTACAAAACGAATTGTTTCCCAACCAAAGTTTGCAGGAACGTCAAACTAACTTTTCTGAATTTTACTTGGAATACGGCGAAAATCTAATCCCAATAATAGTCAAACAACTCAAGCCATTGAACAATATATTTGATACCATTGTGCTTTAA
- a CDS encoding nucleoside-diphosphate kinase — protein sequence MATNRTFTMIKPDAVANGHIGNILAMITNAGFKIVSLKLTQLTVADAQAFYEVHAARPFYGELVEFMSRGPIVAAILEKDNAVEDFRTLIGATNPAEAADGTIRKAYATSIGENAVHGSDSDENAAIEGAFHFAGREQF from the coding sequence ATGGCTACTAATAGAACATTTACAATGATTAAGCCTGATGCTGTTGCTAACGGACACATCGGAAACATACTTGCAATGATTACAAATGCAGGTTTCAAAATCGTTTCTTTGAAATTAACACAATTAACTGTTGCTGATGCTCAAGCTTTTTACGAAGTTCACGCTGCAAGACCTTTCTACGGTGAATTAGTTGAATTCATGTCAAGAGGACCAATTGTTGCTGCTATTTTAGAAAAAGACAATGCAGTTGAAGATTTCAGAACTTTAATTGGAGCTACAAATCCTGCTGAAGCTGCTGATGGAACTATCCGTAAAGCATACGCAACTTCTATTGGAGAAAATGCAGTTCACGGTTCTGATAGCGATGAAAATGCAGCTATCGAAGGTGCGTTCCATTTTGCTGGAAGAGAGCAATTCTAG
- a CDS encoding DUF721 domain-containing protein, with translation MAKRLNNQSTIGDVLKQIIQVNKLQPGMDQIDVKDAWKNLMGNGVNSYTNNVVLKGSTLYVELTSSVLREELSHGKSKIVAMINEELRRDVVKDVVLR, from the coding sequence ATGGCAAAACGACTAAATAATCAGAGTACGATAGGGGATGTTTTGAAACAAATAATCCAAGTGAATAAACTGCAACCCGGAATGGATCAAATTGACGTGAAAGATGCGTGGAAAAACCTAATGGGTAATGGCGTGAACAGTTATACCAATAATGTGGTTTTGAAAGGAAGTACGTTGTATGTTGAGTTGACTTCGTCTGTTTTACGTGAGGAATTAAGCCACGGAAAGTCTAAAATTGTGGCTATGATCAATGAGGAACTACGACGAGATGTAGTGAAGGATGTGGTTTTGAGATAA
- a CDS encoding serine hydrolase domain-containing protein produces MSKIIYSLLIVLFCSSCSSDTAEPTPIPTPLETLYFPPLTGTTWETKSIASLGWKQSAVQPLLDYLELKNSKSFIILVNGRIVMENYFNGHDANAFWYWASAGKTLTSTVTGIAQQENLLNINNKVSQYIGTGWTSLPLAKENLITNKHLLNMTSGLDDSTDDVDPTSLTYKADAGTRWAYHNVYVKLQDAIAQASGQTWNSYFNTRLKDKIGMDGAWFQLGNNSVYGSNSRSMARFGLLIYNKGKWESNTIVNENYINEATNTSQNINLGYGYLWWLNGKSSYHLPQSQLQFNGSLIPTAPADMYMALGKNDQKIYIIPSKKMVVIRMGDVANPDNPTFALSDFDAVLWQKISALYQ; encoded by the coding sequence ATGTCAAAAATAATCTATAGTCTCCTCATTGTATTATTTTGTAGTAGCTGCAGCTCCGACACTGCTGAACCAACTCCCATTCCCACTCCTTTAGAAACACTCTATTTCCCGCCTTTAACTGGTACCACTTGGGAAACAAAATCCATTGCAAGTTTAGGTTGGAAACAATCCGCTGTGCAACCGCTATTGGATTATTTAGAACTCAAAAATTCTAAATCTTTTATCATTCTTGTTAACGGAAGAATCGTAATGGAAAATTATTTCAATGGTCATGACGCTAACGCTTTTTGGTATTGGGCAAGTGCCGGAAAAACACTGACCTCAACTGTAACAGGAATTGCACAACAAGAAAACCTTTTAAACATAAACAATAAAGTTTCGCAATACATAGGAACCGGTTGGACGAGTTTGCCTTTAGCCAAAGAAAATTTAATAACAAACAAACATCTACTCAATATGACTTCTGGATTAGACGATAGCACAGATGATGTTGATCCAACAAGCCTTACATACAAAGCTGATGCAGGAACGCGTTGGGCGTATCACAATGTATATGTGAAATTACAGGATGCCATTGCGCAAGCCAGCGGTCAAACTTGGAATTCCTATTTCAATACCAGATTAAAAGATAAAATAGGAATGGATGGCGCTTGGTTTCAGTTAGGCAACAATTCAGTTTATGGAAGTAATTCGCGTTCTATGGCGCGTTTTGGACTTTTAATTTACAACAAAGGAAAATGGGAAAGCAATACAATAGTGAATGAGAACTATATAAACGAAGCTACAAACACTTCACAAAATATAAATCTGGGATACGGCTATTTATGGTGGTTGAATGGAAAATCAAGTTACCATTTGCCACAAAGTCAACTCCAGTTCAACGGTAGTTTAATACCTACAGCACCAGCTGATATGTACATGGCCTTAGGCAAAAACGATCAAAAAATTTATATTATTCCAAGCAAAAAAATGGTCGTTATCCGAATGGGCGATGTTGCAAATCCAGATAATCCAACTTTCGCTTTATCCGATTTTGATGCAGTTTTGTGGCAAAAAATCAGTGCATTATATCAATAA
- the ftsY gene encoding signal recognition particle-docking protein FtsY codes for MSFFKRIFSSEKKETLDKGLEKSKTNFFSKLTKAVAGKSKVDDEVLDNLEEILVASDVGVNTTLKIITRIESRVASDKYLGIEELNGILREEIAALLSETNTGEATEFVIPIQTKPYVLMVVGVNGVGKTTTIGKLAYQFKKQGYNVVLGAADTFRAAAIDQLQIWADRVGIPIVRQEMGSDPASVAFDTLQSAVAQNADIVIIDTAGRLHNKINLMNELTKVKRVMQKVVVDAPHDVLLVLDGSTGQNAFEQAKQFTAATEVTCLAVTKLDGTAKGGVVIGISDQFKIPVKYIGVGEGIEDLQVFNKYEFVDSFFK; via the coding sequence ATGAGTTTTTTTAAAAGAATATTTTCATCAGAGAAAAAAGAGACATTAGACAAAGGTCTTGAAAAATCAAAAACAAATTTCTTTTCGAAGCTAACTAAAGCGGTAGCCGGAAAGTCAAAAGTAGATGATGAAGTTTTAGATAATTTAGAGGAAATCCTTGTGGCCTCAGATGTTGGTGTGAATACTACATTAAAAATAATTACCAGAATCGAAAGCCGTGTTGCATCAGATAAATACCTTGGTATAGAGGAACTCAATGGAATTCTTAGAGAAGAGATTGCAGCTTTATTATCAGAGACAAATACTGGAGAAGCTACTGAATTTGTAATTCCAATACAAACGAAACCTTATGTTCTAATGGTCGTTGGAGTAAACGGTGTTGGAAAAACCACTACTATTGGGAAGTTAGCGTATCAGTTTAAAAAGCAAGGATACAACGTAGTTTTAGGTGCTGCCGATACTTTTCGTGCCGCAGCTATTGATCAATTACAAATTTGGGCAGATCGAGTAGGGATTCCTATTGTGCGTCAAGAGATGGGTAGTGATCCTGCTTCGGTAGCGTTTGATACCTTACAATCTGCTGTTGCTCAAAATGCGGATATCGTTATTATTGATACTGCTGGACGATTGCATAATAAGATTAACTTGATGAACGAATTGACCAAAGTAAAACGAGTGATGCAAAAAGTCGTTGTTGATGCGCCACATGACGTGTTATTAGTTTTGGACGGCTCAACCGGTCAGAATGCTTTTGAACAAGCAAAACAATTTACAGCCGCTACTGAGGTGACTTGTTTAGCTGTTACTAAACTAGACGGAACTGCTAAAGGTGGGGTTGTAATAGGAATCTCAGATCAATTTAAAATTCCAGTAAAATATATTGGTGTTGGAGAAGGAATTGAGGATCTTCAGGTTTTTAATAAGTATGAATTTGTAGATAGTTTTTTTAAATAA
- a CDS encoding DUF4295 domain-containing protein, whose translation MAKKTVASLQTSSKRLSKAIKMVKSPKTGAYTFVESIMAPEAVDEFLKKK comes from the coding sequence ATGGCAAAGAAAACCGTAGCATCGTTACAAACATCTTCTAAGAGATTATCAAAAGCCATCAAAATGGTGAAATCTCCAAAAACAGGTGCATATACATTCGTAGAATCTATTATGGCTCCTGAAGCTGTTGATGAATTCTTGAAAAAGAAATAA
- the rpmG gene encoding 50S ribosomal protein L33 translates to MAKKGNRIQVILECTEHKTSGVAGTSRYITTKNKKNTPDRLEIKKFNPILKRVTVHKEIK, encoded by the coding sequence ATGGCAAAGAAAGGTAATAGAATCCAGGTAATTTTAGAATGTACTGAGCACAAGACTTCGGGTGTTGCAGGAACTTCAAGATACATAACAACAAAGAACAAAAAAAATACACCAGACAGATTAGAGATTAAAAAATTTAATCCAATCTTGAAACGTGTAACTGTTCACAAAGAAATTAAGTAA
- the rpmB gene encoding 50S ribosomal protein L28, whose translation MSRVCDLTGKRAMVGNNVSHAMNKTKRKFSVNLVKKRFYLPEEDRWITLRVAASTIKTINKNGIAAVLKKAQSEGFIK comes from the coding sequence ATGTCAAGAGTTTGTGACCTTACAGGTAAAAGAGCGATGGTAGGAAATAACGTTTCTCACGCTATGAACAAAACTAAGAGAAAATTTTCTGTAAACTTAGTTAAAAAGCGTTTTTATCTTCCAGAAGAAGATAGATGGATTACTCTAAGAGTAGCTGCATCTACGATAAAAACAATTAATAAAAATGGAATCGCTGCAGTTTTGAAAAAAGCGCAGTCAGAAGGATTTATTAAATAA
- a CDS encoding CinA family nicotinamide mononucleotide deamidase-related protein — translation MKATIVTIGDEILIGQIVDTNSGFIAKSLDKIGVEIKEMISISDDKKHILDTFASLQNKVDLVIITGGLGPTKDDITKKTFCDYFEDELVVDKAVEKHVIELIERVMNRTASQINKDQALVPSKCTVLHNQVGTAPGMWMKKEDTVFISLPGVPYEMKYLVENEIIPKVIREYKRPYIIHKTILTYGQGESLVAERIENWENNLPEFIRLAYLPAPGRVRLRLSARGTDKEKLEVALEENVNSLNAIIHDIIVGFDDDETLEVVVGKMLIKQNKTISTAESCTGGKIAAVLTSVSGASGYFKGSVVSYGTEVKINVLGVPKSLIDENSVVSKEVVSAMALNVKSMMKTDYAIATTGNAGPSKGDSNAEVGSVFIALATPTEVIVEEFNFGQPREKVIDRAVIKSLELLQKEILKNVQ, via the coding sequence ATGAAAGCAACCATAGTTACCATTGGTGACGAAATTTTAATAGGTCAAATTGTCGATACCAATTCGGGTTTTATAGCCAAATCATTAGATAAGATTGGTGTTGAAATCAAGGAAATGATTTCGATTAGTGATGATAAAAAGCACATTTTAGATACGTTTGCATCGCTTCAAAATAAAGTTGATTTGGTTATTATAACCGGTGGTTTAGGGCCAACAAAAGATGATATTACCAAGAAAACATTCTGCGATTATTTTGAAGATGAATTAGTGGTTGATAAAGCGGTCGAAAAGCACGTAATTGAGCTTATAGAGCGTGTGATGAATAGAACGGCATCGCAAATCAATAAAGATCAAGCGTTGGTTCCGTCAAAATGTACGGTTCTTCACAATCAGGTGGGTACAGCGCCAGGAATGTGGATGAAGAAGGAAGATACCGTTTTTATTTCGCTTCCGGGAGTTCCTTATGAAATGAAATATTTGGTAGAAAATGAAATTATTCCAAAAGTAATTCGGGAATACAAACGTCCTTATATTATTCATAAAACAATTCTGACTTATGGACAAGGCGAAAGTCTTGTGGCAGAACGCATAGAGAATTGGGAAAATAATCTTCCGGAATTTATTAGGTTGGCTTATTTGCCTGCGCCAGGAAGAGTTCGTTTGCGTCTTTCGGCGCGTGGCACAGATAAAGAAAAATTAGAAGTGGCTCTCGAGGAAAATGTAAACTCGCTGAATGCTATAATCCATGATATTATCGTTGGTTTTGATGATGACGAAACTTTAGAGGTTGTAGTAGGAAAAATGCTTATAAAGCAAAATAAAACTATTTCCACTGCCGAGAGTTGTACCGGAGGAAAGATAGCAGCAGTTTTAACATCTGTATCAGGAGCTTCGGGCTATTTTAAGGGTAGTGTAGTTTCGTACGGAACTGAAGTAAAAATTAATGTTTTAGGAGTGCCGAAAAGTCTTATAGACGAAAATTCGGTGGTAAGTAAAGAGGTGGTTTCCGCAATGGCTTTGAATGTAAAAAGCATGATGAAAACAGATTACGCAATTGCAACAACTGGTAACGCTGGACCTTCAAAAGGAGATTCAAATGCCGAAGTTGGATCAGTTTTCATCGCATTGGCAACACCAACCGAAGTAATTGTTGAAGAATTTAATTTTGGTCAACCACGTGAAAAAGTGATAGATAGAGCTGTAATTAAAAGTTTAGAACTATTACAGAAAGAAATTTTAAAAAATGTGCAATAA
- a CDS encoding Hpt domain-containing protein: MAINYNLSKVYALSDNDAEFVNEILTLFVTEVPDDLVQIKEGIKKKDHKHAYAYAHKIKPTLDLMGLNVAFEEILQIEAWTKAEGKKKDIKETFKSVKNQVNDAIKEIKKDFDL, encoded by the coding sequence ATGGCTATAAACTACAACCTTTCAAAAGTGTACGCACTTTCAGACAACGATGCAGAATTTGTAAATGAAATTTTGACATTGTTTGTTACCGAAGTTCCAGATGATTTAGTACAAATCAAAGAAGGAATAAAAAAGAAAGACCATAAGCACGCTTATGCTTATGCGCACAAGATAAAACCTACGCTTGATTTAATGGGGTTGAACGTGGCTTTTGAGGAGATTCTTCAAATCGAAGCCTGGACCAAAGCCGAAGGTAAAAAGAAAGACATCAAAGAAACTTTTAAAAGTGTCAAAAACCAAGTTAATGATGCTATCAAAGAAATCAAGAAAGATTTCGATTTGTAA
- a CDS encoding fumarylacetoacetate hydrolase family protein has product MKIICIGRNYTNHIEELQNERPTEPVVFMKPDSAVLLKQHPFVIPEFSEDIHHEIEIIVKINKVGKYIEPKFAHKYYDEISVGIDFTARDLQAKLKAKGLPWEKAKAFDGSAVIGEFLPKNQFSSLENITFELTNNNKTVQKGNSSHMLWKIDELISHVSQFFTLKIGDIIFTGTPEGVAAVKPDDVLEGFLEGQQLFRIQVK; this is encoded by the coding sequence ATGAAAATAATCTGCATTGGTAGAAATTACACCAATCATATAGAAGAATTACAGAACGAAAGACCAACAGAGCCTGTTGTTTTTATGAAGCCGGATTCGGCCGTTTTGTTAAAGCAGCATCCATTTGTGATTCCGGAATTTTCGGAGGATATTCATCACGAGATTGAGATTATTGTCAAAATAAATAAAGTTGGTAAATACATCGAGCCTAAGTTTGCGCATAAATATTATGACGAAATTAGTGTTGGAATTGACTTTACGGCACGCGATTTACAGGCGAAATTAAAAGCAAAAGGCTTGCCTTGGGAAAAAGCAAAAGCATTTGACGGCTCGGCAGTTATAGGTGAATTTTTACCAAAAAATCAATTTAGTTCATTAGAAAATATTACTTTTGAATTAACCAACAACAATAAAACGGTACAAAAGGGTAATTCCAGTCATATGTTGTGGAAAATTGACGAACTAATTTCACACGTTTCTCAGTTTTTTACCTTAAAAATTGGAGATATTATTTTTACAGGAACTCCAGAAGGAGTAGCTGCTGTAAAGCCAGATGACGTTTTGGAAGGATTTTTAGAAGGACAACAACTCTTTAGAATACAAGTAAAATAA
- a CDS encoding 3'-5' exonuclease gives MELKLNKPICFFDLETTGIDIGKDRIVEISIFKVFPNGNKESKTWLVNPTIPIPPQTTAVHGITDEKVANEPTFNELAAQVYNMIKDSDLAGFNSDRFDIPLLAEEMLRAGVDFDMKNRVSVDVQTVFHKMEERTLSAAHKFYCGKTLENAHSAEADTMATYEILKAQLDRYPELENDMKSLSEFTTRKKIADFAGMIAFDKDDEEIFTFGKHKGVKVDKILETEPGYFSWIQNADFPLYTKKVLTAIKLRKLNNKLS, from the coding sequence ATGGAACTCAAACTCAATAAACCAATTTGCTTTTTCGATCTTGAAACCACAGGAATTGATATCGGAAAAGATAGAATTGTAGAAATCTCAATATTCAAAGTTTTCCCAAACGGAAACAAAGAAAGCAAAACTTGGCTGGTAAATCCAACGATTCCAATTCCACCACAAACAACAGCTGTTCATGGCATCACCGATGAAAAAGTAGCTAATGAGCCTACTTTTAATGAATTAGCGGCGCAAGTGTACAATATGATTAAAGACAGTGATTTGGCTGGATTTAATTCAGATCGTTTTGACATTCCGTTATTGGCAGAAGAAATGTTGCGAGCCGGAGTTGATTTTGATATGAAAAATAGAGTTTCGGTGGATGTACAAACCGTTTTCCATAAAATGGAAGAGCGAACGTTAAGTGCGGCACATAAGTTTTATTGTGGGAAAACGCTAGAAAATGCGCATTCTGCAGAAGCAGATACGATGGCGACTTACGAAATTTTAAAAGCGCAACTGGATCGTTATCCGGAACTGGAAAACGATATGAAATCACTATCGGAATTTACCACAAGAAAGAAAATTGCTGATTTTGCTGGTATGATTGCTTTTGATAAGGATGATGAAGAGATTTTTACTTTTGGAAAGCACAAAGGAGTGAAAGTGGATAAAATTCTGGAAACAGAACCCGGTTATTTCAGTTGGATACAAAATGCGGATTTTCCGTTGTATACCAAGAAAGTTTTAACGGCAATCAAACTTCGAAAACTGAATAATAAATTAAGCTAA